A genome region from Candidatus Ancaeobacter aquaticus includes the following:
- a CDS encoding D-aminoacylase, whose translation MFANISVYIIEQLIYSEKGTTDVWCGQYYGVDSYRIIIAFGGDMFDSTILGGTVYDGTLDSGRICDVGIKDGKISVIGDLKDNPTKQAVNANGYIVTPGFIDIHSHSDFSVLVDQNAKSKITQGVTTEVIGNCGMSAAPLIDECKSHIEDLYQEYGIDFNWSSLNEYRARCEEKGIIHNLVPLIGQGNIRASVIGYSDRSPTSEEILRMKTLLKNGMDEGGFGLSTGLIYPPGMYASSKELTQLASVLSQYDGIYTSHMRSEGDNLIEAIKEAIQVGEKNGLRVQISHLKTNGVQNWHKLEEAFTVIEDARKRGVDVSADRYPYTASCTDLDTILPKRFYAGGKDAELKRLRDKKESALLENELSSAGNEYWKKVMVSYVGSQKNKCYQGLFLSDIAIKRNTSPVTALVDLLVEEELKASGIFFSMSENNLPIILKKPYVMIASDASSRKTSGVLSKGSPHPRAYGTFPKIFHEYVGNNTLSFEEAVHKMTLMPAAKMGLTGRGEIKEGAHADIVIIDPASIKDNATYENPHQYSEGITMVIVSGDIVFDNGHFTGKLPGKVLSKNKQ comes from the coding sequence CAATACTGGGTGGAACAGTATACGACGGGACACTTGATTCCGGTCGTATATGTGATGTTGGGATAAAAGACGGCAAGATAAGCGTTATTGGTGACCTTAAAGATAATCCAACAAAACAAGCAGTGAATGCCAATGGATATATTGTTACTCCAGGATTTATTGATATTCATTCACATTCTGATTTTTCCGTTCTCGTTGATCAAAATGCCAAGAGCAAGATTACTCAAGGTGTCACAACAGAAGTTATCGGTAATTGCGGTATGTCTGCAGCGCCGCTCATAGATGAATGCAAAAGCCATATTGAAGATTTATATCAAGAGTATGGTATTGATTTTAATTGGTCCAGTCTCAATGAGTATCGCGCGCGATGCGAAGAAAAAGGTATTATTCATAATCTTGTTCCTTTGATCGGCCAGGGCAATATACGGGCTTCAGTTATTGGGTATAGTGATAGGTCTCCTACCAGTGAAGAAATATTACGAATGAAGACACTTCTTAAAAACGGTATGGATGAGGGTGGATTTGGTCTTTCTACAGGACTTATTTATCCTCCGGGGATGTATGCATCATCAAAAGAGCTTACCCAGCTTGCAAGCGTGCTTTCTCAATATGATGGCATCTACACCAGTCATATGCGAAGTGAGGGAGATAATCTCATAGAAGCAATAAAAGAGGCAATACAGGTTGGTGAAAAAAATGGCTTGCGTGTTCAAATATCTCATTTAAAAACAAATGGTGTTCAAAACTGGCATAAGTTGGAGGAAGCATTTACTGTTATTGAAGATGCTCGCAAACGGGGTGTGGATGTATCTGCTGACCGGTATCCTTATACTGCTTCATGCACTGACCTTGATACAATATTGCCAAAACGGTTTTATGCTGGTGGAAAAGATGCAGAACTCAAGCGTCTCAGAGATAAAAAAGAGAGTGCCTTATTGGAAAATGAATTATCCTCTGCCGGTAACGAGTATTGGAAGAAGGTTATGGTGTCATATGTTGGCTCACAGAAAAACAAGTGTTACCAAGGATTGTTTTTGAGTGATATTGCAATAAAGAGAAATACGAGTCCGGTAACGGCACTTGTAGATTTGCTTGTTGAAGAAGAATTAAAAGCCAGTGGTATTTTCTTTTCGATGAGTGAGAATAATCTGCCGATAATTTTGAAGAAGCCCTATGTTATGATTGCTTCAGACGCATCATCGAGAAAAACAAGCGGAGTGTTATCAAAGGGGTCTCCTCATCCGAGAGCGTACGGAACGTTTCCTAAAATATTTCATGAATATGTTGGTAATAATACACTGTCTTTTGAGGAAGCCGTTCATAAAATGACTCTTATGCCTGCTGCGAAAATGGGCCTGACCGGCAGAGGTGAAATTAAAGAAGGCGCGCATGCTGATATTGTTATTATCGATCCTGCTTCTATAAAAGATAATGCGACCTATGAAAATCCGCACCAGTATTCTGAGGGTATTACCATGGTAATTGTTAGCGGAGATATTGTTTTTGATAACGGACATTTTACAGGAAAACTTCCCGGTAAAGTGCTTTCAAAAAATAAGCAATAA
- a CDS encoding ABC transporter substrate-binding protein — protein MADFVTPKCKKILLTCVCFLFLTGCGARRTDYGTIKLAIPENPTTLDPALIVDVLGGGISAKIFNGLVRADKDLHVVGDIASSWDISSDGKRYTFTLRDDVFFHNGRRLTPLDVKYSFERVLNPETGSARKWIFNNIVGVDAFTKGEKDSVTGIKVVNKNTLQIELSDSFGPFLWLLTMPNAYIVPKEEVHRLGEEFSRRPIGTGPFMLKEWKQDYEIVLEAHTRYFDNKPKMKGIEYRIIPDEFSSLAEFENGNLDIVSIPRAEYKTILNDQSKKENIFSCAGLNTYYLGFNCSRHPFNNKIVRQAVNYAIDREKIARNLLDDRVNCARSVLPPQLDGGEYPQCGYPYDPQKARDLLREAGISGELTITLYQNRTKEAAHITEVVQHYLKAVGINAVIIEREWSSFKETVINGEPDMFLLSWWADYPDAENFFFPNFHSLNHGAGGNKTRFDDARIDALIREAQKTIDAEKRKELYVQLNKEIFEEAPWVFLWHKGEYVLTQPWVKGYTLYPIYNSDKGTDIWIDVKKISAKKSYIK, from the coding sequence ATGGCAGATTTTGTGACCCCTAAATGTAAAAAAATTCTACTCACTTGTGTTTGTTTTCTTTTTCTTACAGGATGTGGCGCCAGAAGAACAGATTATGGAACGATTAAGCTGGCGATACCTGAAAACCCCACGACATTAGATCCGGCACTTATTGTTGATGTTCTTGGTGGAGGTATTTCCGCAAAGATTTTTAACGGTTTGGTGCGGGCAGATAAAGATTTACATGTTGTGGGCGATATAGCCAGCTCGTGGGATATTAGTTCCGATGGAAAACGGTATACATTCACGTTAAGAGATGATGTGTTTTTCCATAATGGGAGGCGACTAACCCCGTTAGATGTTAAGTATTCATTTGAAAGAGTACTTAACCCTGAGACAGGGAGCGCCCGGAAATGGATATTTAATAATATTGTGGGTGTAGATGCATTTACTAAGGGTGAAAAAGATTCGGTAACGGGGATCAAAGTTGTAAATAAAAATACTCTTCAGATTGAGTTGAGTGATTCATTTGGCCCTTTTTTATGGCTTCTTACCATGCCGAATGCCTATATAGTGCCGAAAGAAGAGGTACACCGGTTAGGGGAAGAATTTTCCCGCCGTCCGATAGGAACGGGCCCTTTTATGCTAAAAGAATGGAAGCAGGATTATGAAATTGTGCTTGAAGCACATACGCGTTATTTTGATAATAAACCAAAGATGAAAGGAATAGAATATAGAATCATTCCTGATGAGTTCTCTTCACTTGCAGAATTTGAAAATGGTAATTTGGATATTGTTTCTATTCCGCGAGCGGAGTATAAGACCATTTTAAATGATCAGTCAAAGAAAGAAAATATTTTCTCATGTGCTGGATTAAATACATATTATTTGGGGTTTAATTGTTCACGGCATCCATTCAATAATAAAATTGTAAGACAAGCGGTGAATTACGCTATTGATAGAGAAAAAATAGCGCGTAATCTTCTTGATGACAGGGTCAATTGTGCACGATCAGTCTTGCCGCCCCAGTTAGATGGTGGAGAGTATCCGCAGTGCGGATATCCATATGATCCCCAAAAGGCTAGAGATCTATTACGAGAAGCTGGTATTTCCGGTGAGCTTACGATAACATTATATCAAAACAGAACAAAAGAAGCGGCTCATATTACTGAGGTCGTGCAACATTACTTAAAAGCGGTAGGTATTAATGCTGTCATTATAGAACGAGAATGGAGTTCATTCAAAGAAACGGTCATTAATGGTGAGCCTGACATGTTTTTATTGTCGTGGTGGGCAGATTATCCTGATGCAGAAAATTTTTTCTTCCCAAATTTTCATTCATTGAATCATGGTGCGGGTGGAAACAAAACACGTTTTGATGATGCTCGTATTGATGCGCTTATTAGGGAAGCGCAAAAAACGATAGATGCCGAGAAAAGAAAAGAGCTGTACGTCCAGCTCAATAAAGAAATATTTGAAGAAGCGCCCTGGGTATTTTTGTGGCATAAGGGGGAATATGTTCTTACGCAACCGTGGGTCAAAGGATATACTCTTTACCCGATATATAACTCCGATAAGGGGACAGATATCTGGATAGATGTAAAAAAGATATCAGCAAAAAAAAGCTATATTAAGTAG
- a CDS encoding glycosyltransferase, protein MDLSIIIINWNTAYLLMECLDSVYKSIGDFQYEVIVVDNGSCDGSVEAIGYNFPQTRIIQNQSNVGFAKANNMALKTVTGRYALLLNSDTCVYPDTVKRFVEYMDNENDVAACCGQLYDRDGTKQNSYSVFPSLITELLNKSLLKLLMPWWYPSKWKVYNVPADIDAVIGACMMVRMADINEIGMFDEDYFFFFEETDWCKRAHDHLKKIVFIPHARIMHAQGQSVSKDYVSSSIEYYRSRYIYFRKHKNRLESFLLRVGLGVKLCIDMIINMLGFVVTLSCTRRYRQKLFILFNIMLWHLKLCPKRYGLSFIYPCRGQISFKDGKLNVSVCVITFNEEKNIRECLESVKWFGQIIVLDSQSTDKTVEIAREYTDKVYQVPWEGFSKNKNMCIEKATKEWVFVIDADERVTSELANECTLLYGDNNGYSVARKNFFLCRWIKSCGWYPDYSVRLFKNGKGKFKERMVHEAVHIEGKKGKLHNPLLHFTYTSIRQFIGRLNRYSTLAAKEMQRDPERDYSKKKALLFAELLIRPQFTFFKMYIIKYGFLDGLYGFVISSMYAYYVFLKYAKLYERTKK, encoded by the coding sequence ATGGATCTATCAATAATCATAATAAATTGGAATACTGCCTATCTTTTAATGGAGTGTCTGGATTCAGTCTATAAAAGTATTGGTGATTTTCAGTATGAAGTTATTGTCGTTGACAACGGATCGTGTGACGGCAGTGTCGAAGCCATTGGGTATAATTTCCCCCAAACGAGGATCATACAAAACCAGAGCAATGTCGGTTTCGCAAAAGCAAATAACATGGCGCTTAAAACGGTTACAGGAAGATATGCGCTTCTTTTAAATTCCGATACATGCGTTTACCCGGATACAGTTAAACGATTTGTTGAGTACATGGATAACGAGAACGATGTCGCAGCGTGTTGCGGACAGTTGTATGATAGGGACGGGACAAAGCAAAATTCATATAGTGTTTTTCCATCGCTTATAACGGAGTTATTAAATAAAAGCCTTTTGAAATTATTGATGCCGTGGTGGTACCCTTCAAAATGGAAAGTATACAACGTGCCGGCTGACATTGATGCTGTTATCGGAGCGTGCATGATGGTTCGCATGGCAGATATAAACGAAATTGGTATGTTTGATGAAGACTATTTCTTTTTCTTTGAGGAAACTGATTGGTGTAAACGCGCACATGATCATTTGAAAAAAATAGTATTCATTCCGCACGCGAGGATAATGCATGCGCAAGGCCAAAGCGTTTCTAAGGATTATGTCTCTTCATCTATTGAGTATTATCGTTCGCGCTACATATACTTCAGAAAGCACAAGAATCGTCTGGAGAGTTTTTTGTTGCGTGTTGGACTTGGAGTTAAATTATGCATTGATATGATAATCAATATGCTTGGTTTTGTTGTCACCCTCTCATGTACTAGAAGGTACCGTCAAAAACTTTTTATTTTATTTAATATTATGCTCTGGCATCTCAAATTATGTCCTAAACGGTATGGGCTTAGCTTTATATATCCATGCAGAGGACAGATATCTTTTAAAGACGGAAAATTGAATGTATCAGTATGTGTCATAACCTTTAACGAAGAAAAGAATATCAGAGAATGTCTTGAAAGCGTGAAGTGGTTCGGCCAGATCATTGTTTTGGATTCTCAGAGTACGGACAAAACGGTTGAAATTGCCCGCGAATATACCGATAAGGTTTACCAAGTGCCGTGGGAAGGATTTTCGAAGAACAAGAATATGTGTATTGAAAAAGCGACCAAAGAATGGGTGTTTGTTATTGATGCAGACGAGCGGGTGACGTCGGAACTCGCAAATGAATGTACATTACTTTATGGAGATAATAACGGATATTCAGTAGCGCGCAAAAATTTCTTTTTGTGCAGATGGATTAAGTCTTGCGGCTGGTATCCGGATTATTCTGTGCGCTTGTTTAAAAACGGTAAGGGAAAATTTAAAGAAAGAATGGTTCATGAAGCCGTGCACATAGAAGGGAAAAAGGGGAAATTACATAATCCTCTTTTGCATTTTACGTATACGAGCATAAGACAATTTATTGGACGATTAAATAGGTATTCGACTCTTGCTGCCAAAGAGATGCAGCGTGATCCCGAAAGAGATTATTCAAAGAAAAAAGCACTGCTTTTTGCCGAGCTTTTAATTCGGCCGCAATTTACCTTTTTTAAAATGTATATTATCAAGTACGGTTTTTTAGATGGACTCTATGGTTTTGTAATATCGTCTATGTATGCATATTATGTATTTTTGAAATATGCAAAGTTATATGAACGTACAAAAAAATAA
- the waaF gene encoding lipopolysaccharide heptosyltransferase II — MENQYLIIDYIVYVLCRTAVSVLNCIPRGCINKVSVVIGTILYYVDLPHKRTMHNNLLRAFGDSKTEAERKEIAHAVFCNLIKNTLNYLRIKKYDLHELKGMVTENNRHYVEESLARKKGLILVAAHFGNWEMMGVLGSLVLKDYTVVTVGRRQNNKYLDAFVTSLREYTHNKIVPKSDAVFSVMRTLKHNGIVCLYADQSGGNDSIPVEFFGKMVQTVSSPAEIAYKTGASIVPIFLVASGDTYSLTYEKPIVPELSKDRIGEVKRVTASYARAIEQYVRSYPREWFWVHKRWKSKKAKKKIADSYKILIHMPNWIGDMVMSLPAIHAVRKLFPNAKITACCYPHIAPLLTTNSDIDSVYVLPPRKKGFTGLTDMFKTGEAIRRGRYDLGLLFPNSVRSAVLFFLGRVSYRVGYAKDGRGFLLSQCVKRDKDTLRLHHSAYYYRIAKEIGNVPDLLPPSITIDSESKQWAKDEVLSKRSRKGPLIGVNPGAAFGPAKRWPLRKFRELIIELIKNTDADIVLFGSPKEADRTKEITSNLPYTIINMAGKTNLLQLAAGMQVCDTVVSNDSGPMHIASAVGVSVVALFGSTDPNITAPLGSCELIYKDIECSPCLKRTCLKNYECMESITVEDVYRSVEKLLLKKGTVPFFNSV, encoded by the coding sequence ATGGAAAATCAATATCTTATAATTGATTATATTGTATATGTTTTGTGTCGGACTGCAGTAAGCGTGCTTAATTGTATTCCGCGAGGATGTATTAACAAGGTAAGCGTTGTTATCGGCACTATCCTCTACTATGTTGATTTGCCGCATAAAAGAACAATGCATAATAATTTGCTGAGAGCTTTTGGAGATTCAAAAACAGAGGCTGAGCGTAAAGAGATTGCGCATGCGGTGTTTTGCAACCTTATAAAAAATACGCTCAATTATTTGCGAATAAAGAAATATGACTTACATGAGTTAAAGGGCATGGTTACCGAGAATAACAGACACTATGTTGAGGAGTCTCTCGCGCGGAAAAAAGGACTTATTCTTGTTGCGGCACATTTTGGTAACTGGGAAATGATGGGTGTTCTCGGTTCGCTTGTTTTAAAAGACTATACGGTGGTTACCGTTGGAAGAAGGCAGAACAATAAATATCTCGATGCCTTTGTTACGTCTCTTCGCGAATATACACACAACAAAATAGTGCCTAAAAGCGATGCAGTCTTCTCAGTTATGCGTACATTGAAACATAATGGCATAGTGTGTTTGTATGCTGACCAGTCGGGAGGAAATGACAGTATTCCGGTAGAGTTTTTTGGGAAGATGGTGCAAACAGTATCATCTCCCGCAGAAATTGCTTATAAAACCGGGGCATCAATTGTTCCTATATTTTTAGTGGCCAGTGGAGATACATACTCCCTTACGTATGAAAAGCCGATTGTCCCTGAGTTATCAAAAGATCGTATCGGTGAAGTGAAAAGAGTGACAGCATCGTATGCACGTGCTATAGAGCAGTATGTGAGGTCATATCCCCGTGAATGGTTTTGGGTTCATAAAAGGTGGAAATCAAAAAAAGCAAAGAAAAAAATAGCTGACAGTTATAAGATACTGATCCATATGCCAAATTGGATCGGGGACATGGTAATGTCGCTACCTGCGATTCATGCTGTGCGAAAACTTTTTCCAAATGCAAAGATCACGGCCTGTTGTTATCCTCATATTGCACCACTACTAACGACAAACTCGGACATAGATTCTGTCTATGTGCTGCCACCAAGAAAAAAAGGATTTACCGGATTAACTGATATGTTTAAAACAGGCGAAGCGATAAGAAGGGGACGATATGATCTTGGCCTGCTGTTTCCAAATTCTGTGAGGTCAGCAGTTTTATTTTTTCTCGGCAGAGTAAGCTATCGTGTTGGATACGCCAAGGATGGAAGAGGTTTTTTGCTTTCGCAGTGTGTGAAAAGAGATAAAGATACATTGCGGCTGCATCACAGTGCGTATTACTACAGGATTGCAAAAGAAATTGGAAATGTACCTGATTTGCTTCCGCCGAGCATTACTATCGATAGTGAAAGTAAACAATGGGCGAAAGATGAAGTTTTATCTAAACGTAGCCGAAAAGGCCCCTTGATCGGGGTTAACCCCGGGGCTGCATTTGGGCCGGCAAAGAGATGGCCTCTTCGGAAATTCAGGGAATTGATTATAGAATTAATTAAAAATACTGATGCTGATATAGTGCTTTTTGGTAGTCCAAAAGAAGCTGATCGCACAAAAGAGATAACCAGTAATTTGCCCTATACTATTATTAACATGGCAGGAAAAACCAATCTCCTGCAGTTAGCGGCAGGCATGCAGGTATGTGACACAGTGGTTTCAAATGATTCCGGACCAATGCACATTGCCTCAGCAGTTGGGGTGAGTGTTGTTGCTCTTTTTGGCTCAACTGATCCGAATATCACCGCACCTTTAGGCTCGTGTGAGCTTATATATAAAGATATCGAGTGTTCGCCCTGTTTAAAAAGAACATGTTTAAAAAATTATGAGTGTATGGAATCTATAACCGTTGAGGATGTATATCGAAGTGTAGAAAAATTATTATTAAAAAAGGGGACTGTCCCCTTTTTTAATAGCGTTTAG
- a CDS encoding ABC transporter permease: MEYIVKRIGVALFSIVGILVITFILMKSVPGDPVYGMIGQHAGPEVIEQYRKKLGVDENYLTQFFQYVGLVAKGDLGKSYYTQYPVSRSIMEKLPNTLKLASAAMAFAVLLGVCIGIIAAYFKNSAIDRAITLFSSVGISIPIFWFGLILIFIFAYTFKILPPSGMGHGQLIYIILPAVTLGSRSLAFIARVTRSSMIEVLHENYITSARAKGISEIRVVLRHGLRNAIIPVITLIGIDFASYLNGSVLTETIFGWDGLGRFAMSAIFKRDYPVILGTVLFGAVIFVSMNFIIDILYKVCNPKIKLK; this comes from the coding sequence ATGGAATATATCGTTAAAAGAATAGGTGTTGCACTTTTTTCCATTGTGGGAATACTTGTTATCACCTTTATTTTAATGAAGAGCGTTCCGGGTGATCCCGTCTATGGGATGATTGGACAGCATGCCGGGCCGGAAGTAATCGAACAGTACAGAAAAAAATTAGGTGTGGACGAAAATTATCTTACACAGTTTTTTCAGTATGTTGGTCTTGTAGCAAAAGGTGATCTTGGAAAGTCATATTATACGCAGTATCCTGTTTCGAGGTCTATTATGGAAAAGCTTCCAAATACCTTAAAACTTGCTTCAGCAGCAATGGCTTTTGCTGTGCTTTTGGGTGTATGTATAGGAATTATCGCAGCGTATTTTAAAAACAGCGCTATTGATCGCGCGATAACGCTTTTTTCTTCAGTTGGTATCTCAATACCGATTTTCTGGTTTGGATTAATACTTATTTTTATTTTTGCGTATACGTTTAAAATATTGCCGCCTTCCGGTATGGGGCATGGTCAATTGATCTATATTATTCTTCCGGCGGTAACTCTGGGAAGTAGATCGTTAGCCTTTATAGCTCGTGTGACACGCTCAAGCATGATAGAGGTGTTACATGAAAACTATATTACCAGTGCGCGGGCAAAAGGAATATCAGAAATCAGAGTGGTTCTACGTCATGGTCTGCGTAACGCAATTATTCCTGTTATAACACTCATTGGGATAGATTTCGCGAGTTATTTGAATGGATCGGTACTTACAGAAACAATATTTGGCTGGGACGGGCTTGGCCGTTTTGCGATGAGCGCTATTTTTAAAAGAGATTATCCCGTGATATTAGGTACCGTGCTTTTCGGTGCGGTTATTTTTGTTAGTATGAATTTTATTATAGATATCCTCTATAAAGTATGTAACCCGAAAATAAAGTTAAAATAA
- the acpS gene encoding holo-ACP synthase, protein MIVGIGIDIIENERIQNVIERHGEQFYKRIFTEHEIEYCKNQKKNALLHFAGRFTAKEAALKALGTGLTDGICWTDIEIENHLSGKPVLSFSGKAKEVYDKLGGHTVFVSISHSKGYSTSQVIIEK, encoded by the coding sequence ATGATTGTCGGTATCGGTATAGATATTATTGAAAATGAGAGAATACAAAATGTTATTGAACGGCATGGAGAACAATTCTATAAAAGAATTTTTACAGAACATGAAATAGAGTATTGTAAAAACCAAAAAAAGAATGCATTGCTTCATTTTGCCGGACGATTTACCGCAAAGGAAGCGGCGCTTAAAGCTCTTGGAACAGGGCTGACTGACGGCATTTGCTGGACAGATATTGAGATTGAAAACCACCTATCTGGAAAACCGGTCCTTTCTTTTTCGGGTAAAGCCAAAGAGGTATATGACAAGCTTGGCGGGCATACCGTTTTTGTTTCGATCTCCCACTCTAAGGGATATTCTACCAGTCAGGTAATCATAGAAAAATAG
- a CDS encoding ABC transporter permease, with translation MSLFITSQIVPAIKNNKVALISFWCMVGFIVVAIFAPFIVPYDPNAINLDCVKLAPSMKHWCGTDMLGRDILSRIILGSRISLLVGFSATVISLTIGFSLGLIGGFYGGKIDRIIIGLTDITLAFPGLLLAIGITAVFNGGIFTICMALSLVGWASFARIVRGEVISMKEKEYVEAGYAVGCSHLRVIITHVIPNIVSVVIVVAMMKMGTFILSEASLSFLGLGVPPPTPSWGAMINDGIEYMRNCPWMTVFPGLALLVAVLSFNLIGDMLRDFFDPKQSSNRKLQVAGNE, from the coding sequence ATGAGTTTATTTATTACATCACAAATAGTTCCTGCTATAAAAAATAATAAGGTGGCACTTATTTCTTTTTGGTGTATGGTCGGATTTATTGTTGTAGCTATTTTTGCTCCCTTCATTGTTCCGTATGATCCCAATGCAATAAATTTAGATTGTGTGAAATTGGCACCCAGTATGAAACATTGGTGTGGAACAGATATGCTGGGAAGAGACATATTGAGCCGTATTATTCTGGGTAGTCGCATATCACTTTTGGTTGGGTTTTCAGCGACGGTGATATCTCTGACCATCGGCTTTTCCCTCGGTCTTATCGGCGGCTTTTATGGAGGAAAGATAGATCGCATAATAATAGGGTTAACAGATATTACGCTGGCTTTTCCCGGGTTACTCTTAGCGATAGGTATTACTGCCGTTTTTAATGGAGGAATCTTTACCATATGCATGGCGCTGTCACTTGTGGGATGGGCAAGTTTCGCACGTATTGTGAGGGGTGAAGTGATCTCAATGAAAGAAAAAGAGTATGTTGAGGCGGGCTATGCTGTTGGGTGTTCGCATTTGCGAGTGATTATTACTCATGTTATTCCAAATATTGTGTCCGTCGTGATAGTTGTTGCGATGATGAAAATGGGTACGTTTATTTTAAGTGAGGCATCCTTGAGTTTTCTCGGTCTCGGGGTTCCGCCGCCAACACCTTCTTGGGGTGCTATGATCAATGATGGAATTGAGTATATGAGAAACTGTCCGTGGATGACGGTGTTTCCCGGTCTTGCATTGCTTGTAGCAGTGCTGTCATTTAATCTTATTGGCGATATGCTGCGGGATTTCTTTGACCCGAAACAATCGTCAAACAGAAAACTTCAGGTAGCGGGGAATGAATAA
- a CDS encoding lysophospholipid acyltransferase family protein, whose protein sequence is MKNFINFITYLIVLAIVKLIVLFPRTVMLKIADLLGDLAYSIDSHHRNVALTNIGIAFPGMEVKKAHEIAKNSFRNMFRTGIEVMYAPKIISSENIANIMRLEGEKNILDGAKKKKGVLCIAAHFGVWEFLFYGNYLLPQPFVPLNAIIRPSDNPYIDKFINHARELLGTVMVPKKQSIKPIIKALQRNESIGILIDQNVCREEGVFVDFFGKKAATTFGATLLALRTDAPIVPVFVYTDRKTNTHVIKFLPEIPLTRTGNSTEDIRINTQKFTACVEDIIRKNPEQWLWVHKRWKTRPIGEEEKIY, encoded by the coding sequence ATGAAAAATTTTATAAATTTTATAACTTATCTTATTGTATTGGCAATTGTTAAATTAATAGTATTATTTCCCCGTACTGTTATGCTCAAAATAGCTGACTTACTGGGAGATCTTGCCTACAGCATTGACTCACACCACAGAAATGTCGCTCTCACTAACATAGGCATTGCTTTCCCCGGTATGGAAGTGAAAAAGGCACACGAAATTGCAAAAAATTCATTCAGGAACATGTTCCGCACTGGAATAGAAGTTATGTATGCGCCAAAAATAATCAGCAGTGAAAATATCGCAAATATAATGCGCCTTGAAGGTGAAAAAAACATACTTGACGGGGCAAAGAAAAAGAAGGGTGTACTGTGTATAGCAGCTCATTTTGGTGTATGGGAGTTCCTTTTTTATGGCAACTATCTATTACCACAACCATTTGTTCCGTTAAATGCCATTATCCGGCCAAGCGACAACCCCTATATTGACAAATTTATCAATCACGCCCGTGAACTACTCGGCACGGTCATGGTCCCAAAAAAACAATCAATAAAACCTATCATTAAAGCATTACAAAGAAATGAAAGTATTGGCATTCTTATTGATCAAAATGTGTGCAGAGAAGAAGGGGTATTTGTTGATTTCTTTGGCAAAAAAGCCGCTACCACCTTCGGAGCAACTTTGCTTGCCTTAAGAACAGATGCACCCATTGTCCCTGTCTTTGTTTATACTGACAGAAAAACCAATACCCATGTCATTAAGTTCCTCCCTGAAATACCACTTACACGAACCGGTAATTCAACAGAAGACATTCGGATAAATACACAGAAATTCACTGCATGTGTTGAGGATATTATTCGAAAGAACCCGGAACAATGGCTCTGGGTCCACAAACGCTGGAAAACACGACCCATAGGTGAGGAAGAGAAAATATACTAA